In Lacrimispora indolis DSM 755, a genomic segment contains:
- a CDS encoding glycoside hydrolase family 1 protein, whose product MKTVNREFPDSFLWGGAIAANQADGASLLGGKGFSIADYHPYIKKEMRDDRREDAAIRNDENCLKIDSGLYYPKQYGIDFYHRFREDLRLMKEMGMKCFRTSFDWSRIYPRGDENYPNQEGLDYYDELIDTIRECGMEPVMTISHYEMPIHLVKAYGGWLGRKTVECFERYCDTLFKRYHGKVRYWITFNQINLLTFNSLGILGDRADNFKEAVYQGVHHQFVASAIAKKTALSYSGDLLVGTMVSDKIAHPATCRPEDVLFNLRKNQMQFLFSDVQIRGEYPGYAARYFEDENIKLRMEPGDEELLKQYPMDFLSFSYYYTKINDSRKNSFEAMDKSSNPYLEKSEWGWEIDPLGLRTALNTYSDRYPGIPLFITENGLGARDRLDPDGSVHDSYRISYLKAHVEQMKEAIADGVNLIGYCLWSPIDIVSCSSAEMSKRYGCIYVDQDDEGKGSKNRYRKDSFYWYKQVIHSNGRSLEWEA is encoded by the coding sequence ATGAAAACTGTAAACCGGGAATTTCCCGACAGCTTCCTCTGGGGAGGGGCAATTGCCGCCAATCAGGCGGACGGTGCCTCCCTTCTGGGAGGAAAAGGTTTTTCCATTGCGGACTATCATCCATATATAAAAAAAGAAATGAGAGACGACAGAAGAGAGGATGCGGCAATCAGAAATGATGAGAACTGCCTGAAAATAGATTCCGGTCTGTATTACCCGAAGCAGTATGGCATTGATTTCTATCACCGGTTCCGGGAGGATTTAAGGCTGATGAAGGAAATGGGAATGAAATGCTTTCGGACTTCCTTTGACTGGAGCAGAATATATCCCAGAGGCGATGAGAATTACCCCAATCAGGAGGGGCTTGACTATTATGATGAGCTGATCGATACCATCCGGGAGTGCGGGATGGAGCCGGTTATGACGATTTCCCACTATGAGATGCCCATTCACCTGGTAAAGGCGTACGGCGGCTGGCTTGGCAGAAAGACCGTGGAATGCTTTGAGCGGTACTGTGATACGCTGTTTAAGCGGTATCACGGAAAGGTCAGATACTGGATCACCTTCAACCAGATCAATCTTCTGACCTTTAATTCCCTGGGGATCCTGGGGGACCGGGCGGATAACTTCAAGGAGGCTGTTTATCAGGGCGTTCACCACCAGTTTGTGGCATCCGCTATAGCAAAGAAGACGGCATTGTCCTATTCCGGTGATCTTCTGGTGGGGACCATGGTCAGTGACAAGATCGCCCATCCGGCCACCTGCAGGCCGGAGGATGTTTTATTCAATTTAAGAAAGAACCAAATGCAGTTTTTATTTTCCGACGTACAGATAAGAGGAGAATATCCAGGCTATGCGGCGAGATATTTTGAGGATGAGAATATAAAGCTCCGGATGGAACCCGGGGATGAGGAATTGCTGAAACAATATCCCATGGATTTTCTGTCGTTTAGTTATTATTATACGAAAATCAATGATTCCAGGAAAAATTCATTTGAAGCCATGGATAAAAGCAGCAATCCTTATCTGGAAAAATCGGAATGGGGCTGGGAGATTGATCCCCTGGGTCTGAGGACCGCTTTAAATACCTATAGCGACCGGTATCCTGGAATCCCTCTTTTTATTACGGAAAACGGTCTTGGGGCCAGGGACAGGCTGGATCCGGACGGAAGCGTTCACGATTCCTACCGGATCTCCTACCTAAAAGCTCACGTGGAGCAGATGAAGGAGGCGATCGCGGATGGGGTAAACCTGATCGGATATTGCTTATGGTCCCCCATAGACATTGTCAGCTGCTCATCCGCCGAGATGTCAAAGAGGTACGGCTGCATTTATGTGGATCAGGATGATGAGGGAAAAGGGAGCAAAAACAGGTACCGCAAGGACAGTTTCTATTGGTATAAACAAGTCATCCACAGCAACGGCAGATCGCTGGAATGGGAGGCATGA
- a CDS encoding BglG family transcription antiterminator has protein sequence MMKGKLLDVIRNLLKEDEPVTAKQLSAVLKMSERSIKNYISEINYFEPGLIDGSRKGYRINKERGKAALLGQNIRIPETPGERIGFIILKLLAKDGEEVREMDLYDIGEKLFVSYETVKKDMSRVRKKLKEFELYINTDGSRITVEGKERNKRRLLSSVLYEEFSRNVLSLNVVQKAFPDYDLEVLREIILKQCKKFRYFVNDYAMLNLIMDVVISMDRIRKKRTFITHIPEKRIFGTREKELSESIIRQIEEIYDIVYNKLEREELTGILVSHFMKVDFGSLNQGGLIETVGAECYEVVCRLLDYLKENYLIDVENEDFTIKFTLHISNLLSRLKNHYSARNPLAEHIKNTCPLIFDCAVSLADKLHELTGYRVGEDEIAYIALHIGGNLTTGGKGRDQLKCILLFPQYYDFSERIMERIKEEFGERLAIMAVVTDLWEIEGLEIPDLVISTLPAEEAGTQEWVLVSPFLNDRDIAGIKEKIEKVKMTKRKQHLKKLLIQIASEELFCKNPEVKDQKEALSFMVNCMEQAEYVEPGFIDQVLEREEHSSTSFGHIAVPHSLKMDAHKTGMFVMLSNRPIPWGEHMVRIILLFSVNREDRAVFHEVFDNLVVLLLETIHADRILKCDSYEEFIDTIVECFQ, from the coding sequence ATGATGAAAGGGAAGTTACTTGACGTAATCAGGAATTTATTAAAGGAAGATGAGCCGGTTACGGCAAAACAGCTTTCAGCCGTCTTAAAGATGTCTGAAAGAAGCATCAAAAACTATATAAGTGAGATCAATTATTTTGAACCCGGCCTGATTGACGGAAGCAGAAAGGGATATCGGATTAATAAGGAGAGGGGAAAAGCCGCCTTGCTTGGGCAGAATATCCGCATTCCGGAAACACCTGGAGAGAGAATCGGCTTTATTATCCTTAAGCTTCTTGCAAAGGATGGGGAAGAGGTCCGGGAAATGGACCTATATGATATTGGTGAAAAGCTGTTTGTAAGCTATGAAACCGTGAAAAAGGATATGAGCAGGGTCCGGAAAAAGCTGAAGGAATTTGAGCTGTATATTAATACTGATGGAAGCAGGATCACAGTGGAGGGAAAGGAGCGGAACAAAAGGCGTCTGTTAAGCTCCGTGCTGTATGAGGAATTCAGCCGGAATGTGCTGAGCCTTAATGTGGTCCAGAAGGCATTTCCCGATTATGATCTGGAAGTGCTGAGAGAAATCATTTTAAAGCAGTGTAAGAAGTTCCGCTATTTTGTCAATGATTATGCCATGCTCAATCTGATCATGGATGTAGTCATAAGCATGGACCGGATCAGAAAAAAGCGCACGTTCATCACACATATTCCTGAAAAGAGGATATTCGGAACAAGGGAAAAAGAATTGTCAGAAAGCATCATCCGGCAGATCGAAGAAATTTACGATATTGTTTATAATAAGCTGGAAAGAGAGGAGCTGACAGGTATTCTGGTCAGCCATTTCATGAAGGTGGATTTCGGAAGCTTAAATCAGGGCGGGCTCATAGAAACTGTGGGAGCCGAGTGCTATGAGGTGGTGTGCCGTCTTCTGGACTATCTCAAGGAGAATTATCTCATTGACGTGGAGAATGAGGATTTTACCATTAAGTTTACGCTTCATATCAGCAATTTGCTGTCCAGGCTGAAAAATCACTATTCAGCCAGGAATCCGCTGGCGGAGCACATCAAGAATACCTGCCCCCTGATTTTTGACTGCGCGGTCAGTTTGGCAGACAAGCTCCATGAATTGACCGGATACCGGGTAGGGGAAGATGAGATCGCCTATATTGCCCTTCATATCGGAGGAAATTTAACGACAGGAGGCAAAGGGCGGGATCAGCTGAAGTGTATTTTGCTGTTTCCCCAGTATTATGATTTTTCGGAACGCATCATGGAACGCATTAAAGAGGAATTTGGGGAAAGACTGGCCATAATGGCTGTAGTCACTGACCTTTGGGAAATAGAAGGTCTGGAAATACCGGATCTGGTCATTTCCACCCTTCCTGCAGAGGAAGCCGGTACTCAGGAGTGGGTGCTGGTCTCGCCCTTTTTAAATGACAGGGATATTGCGGGGATTAAGGAGAAGATCGAAAAGGTGAAGATGACAAAAAGAAAGCAGCATTTAAAGAAGCTTTTGATACAGATCGCCTCCGAAGAGCTCTTTTGTAAGAATCCGGAAGTGAAGGATCAAAAGGAGGCCCTGAGTTTTATGGTGAATTGCATGGAGCAGGCAGAATATGTGGAGCCGGGGTTTATTGATCAGGTGCTGGAGCGGGAAGAGCACTCATCAACATCTTTCGGACATATTGCCGTTCCCCATTCTCTGAAAATGGATGCCCATAAGACGGGAATGTTTGTCATGCTGTCAAACAGGCCCATACCATGGGGGGAGCACATGGTACGGATCATCCTGCTGTTTTCCGTGAACCGGGAAGACAGGGCTGTTTTTCATGAAGTTTTTGATAATCTGGTTGTCCTGCTTCTGGAAACCATTCATGCGGACCGGATACTGAAGTGTGATTCCTATGAGGAGTTTATTGATACAATCGTTGAATGCTTTCAATAG
- a CDS encoding extracellular solute-binding protein, whose product MRRAMTCKRLAAFGAAVIMAAGAVTGCGGKKEETTATTAGGGAATASTEAGGVSEAGSFTDYSAGFPENVTIKIPVYDRGFEGWDPANNYYTKWIQKEFGDKYNVTLNYVGINRQNEVTDYMQMIAAGNAPDIIFHYDMPQAVNYNGEGAMQELNLDEIQYYAPAYYDKLGDTIKKYGQLDGKNTFFFAGRNAIYYNYVHLIRQDWLNKVGMEKPTTREELDAVMAAWKEAGLGTRGDYLINKSYTYEYPFIGSDPDKNELALYLDLNVAPLTWQATKDYLVTMNKEFNEGILDPEFYLNTDDAAWKADFVAGNVGTYSFYIAANTDVISSLKANDPNAEVSVMSPKALAPAGSQPYYYEYPPYGMVMGINSTASDMQRAAIWMFLDWMIQPENLFFLQNGMEGVNYTLNEEGIAVPVPDFAGESKLSNNNNKDYWCLVAEVADYGDETKNFKANLKTLAPAGYEQLVQNAYDYDKEIKEYGIISPIFTKSIEATNEYKADLTAMWQEFYVDMVTCKPEELEAKYDAYCKEYLDNGYQEILDEKQALIDAGDYIK is encoded by the coding sequence ATGAGGAGGGCAATGACATGTAAAAGGCTGGCAGCTTTTGGTGCGGCTGTCATCATGGCAGCAGGCGCGGTAACTGGCTGCGGAGGCAAAAAAGAGGAGACGACGGCAACGACGGCAGGGGGCGGTGCCGCCACTGCGTCCACGGAAGCGGGAGGTGTTTCTGAGGCTGGAAGCTTCACGGACTATTCTGCTGGTTTCCCGGAGAATGTGACAATCAAAATTCCGGTTTATGACCGTGGATTTGAGGGCTGGGATCCGGCAAATAATTATTATACGAAATGGATCCAAAAGGAATTTGGGGATAAGTACAATGTCACTTTGAATTATGTAGGTATCAATCGTCAGAATGAAGTGACAGATTATATGCAGATGATCGCTGCGGGCAATGCGCCGGATATCATCTTTCATTATGATATGCCGCAAGCAGTAAACTACAATGGGGAAGGTGCCATGCAGGAGTTGAATCTGGATGAGATTCAGTACTATGCACCGGCCTATTATGATAAATTAGGTGATACCATCAAAAAATACGGACAGTTGGATGGGAAAAACACGTTCTTTTTCGCAGGAAGAAATGCTATTTATTACAACTATGTGCACCTGATCCGTCAGGATTGGTTAAATAAGGTGGGTATGGAAAAGCCAACGACAAGAGAGGAACTGGATGCAGTTATGGCTGCCTGGAAGGAAGCCGGTCTTGGGACACGCGGAGATTATCTGATCAACAAGAGCTATACCTATGAATATCCATTTATCGGGTCTGATCCAGATAAGAATGAACTGGCGTTATATCTGGATCTGAATGTAGCGCCTCTTACCTGGCAGGCGACCAAAGATTATCTGGTAACAATGAATAAAGAATTTAATGAGGGGATTTTAGATCCTGAATTCTACTTAAATACGGATGACGCTGCGTGGAAAGCAGATTTTGTAGCTGGTAATGTGGGGACTTACAGCTTTTATATTGCAGCCAATACGGATGTGATCAGCAGCTTGAAAGCCAACGATCCCAATGCGGAGGTTTCTGTTATGTCTCCAAAGGCTTTAGCCCCTGCGGGTAGTCAGCCATATTATTATGAATATCCGCCTTACGGTATGGTCATGGGAATTAACTCCACTGCCAGTGATATGCAGCGGGCGGCAATCTGGATGTTCCTGGACTGGATGATTCAGCCGGAGAATTTATTCTTCCTGCAAAATGGCATGGAAGGGGTAAATTATACGCTGAATGAAGAAGGCATTGCAGTTCCGGTACCAGATTTTGCAGGGGAGTCTAAGCTTTCCAACAATAACAATAAAGATTACTGGTGCCTGGTAGCCGAGGTGGCTGATTATGGTGACGAAACCAAGAATTTTAAGGCAAACTTAAAGACATTGGCTCCGGCAGGCTATGAGCAGCTGGTTCAGAATGCTTATGATTACGACAAGGAAATTAAAGAATATGGGATCATCAGTCCGATCTTTACAAAAAGTATTGAAGCTACGAATGAATACAAAGCCGATTTAACAGCAATGTGGCAGGAATTCTACGTTGATATGGTTACCTGCAAGCCGGAAGAACTTGAGGCCAAGTATGATGCATACTGCAAGGAATATTTGGATAACGGATATCAGGAAATTCTTGATGAGAAACAGGCATTGATTGATGCCGGGGATTATATCAAATAG
- a CDS encoding helix-turn-helix transcriptional regulator: MARPKKSIIEYRDYHLPSHFPVLLLTGEHWRISDIPSGRLHIHNCLEIGFCESDSGTMEFEDTAYPFHAGDVTVVSCDIPHTTYSTTGFTSKWSYLFVNLADLLYPLFLGTDIQNIDLLSFSEHHLSLIMSREEYPIIYSLIIRIIDEMKQKEDGYELSVRGLFLALATNLMRITSAIKNRGNDQPKNALVIAPALNYVRYHYMDDFQMEYLAALCGLSPTHFRRLFSSVMHTSPLEHLNSIRIRKAADLLRMTEDSVVNISERVGFHSVSSFNRHFSEIMNTTPREWRHQMSILKDQSILKYNGWMYAELLKRKN, translated from the coding sequence ATGGCCAGACCTAAGAAATCTATCATTGAATACAGAGATTATCATTTACCGTCGCATTTTCCAGTCCTTTTGCTTACTGGGGAGCATTGGCGGATTTCTGATATTCCTTCCGGGCGCCTCCACATTCATAACTGCCTGGAGATCGGTTTCTGTGAATCAGACAGCGGTACAATGGAATTCGAGGACACCGCTTATCCTTTTCACGCAGGTGATGTTACAGTTGTTTCCTGCGACATCCCCCATACCACATACAGCACCACAGGCTTCACCAGTAAATGGTCCTACCTTTTTGTGAACTTAGCCGATTTATTATATCCACTCTTCTTAGGAACTGATATCCAGAACATAGATCTCCTGTCTTTTTCTGAGCATCACCTTAGTCTGATCATGAGCCGGGAGGAATATCCTATCATCTACTCCCTAATCATCAGAATTATTGACGAGATGAAGCAAAAAGAGGATGGGTACGAGCTTAGTGTCCGCGGCCTCTTCCTGGCGCTGGCTACTAACTTGATGAGAATTACATCCGCCATAAAAAACAGGGGCAATGACCAGCCCAAAAACGCCCTGGTCATTGCTCCTGCTCTGAATTATGTCCGTTACCACTATATGGATGACTTTCAAATGGAATATCTTGCAGCTTTATGCGGACTCAGTCCCACACATTTTCGAAGACTCTTTTCCTCTGTGATGCACACCAGCCCTCTGGAACATTTAAACAGCATACGCATCCGAAAAGCAGCGGATTTGCTGCGCATGACAGAAGACTCTGTGGTCAATATCTCTGAACGGGTAGGCTTCCATTCTGTCTCCAGTTTTAACCGCCACTTCTCAGAAATAATGAATACAACCCCAAGGGAATGGCGGCATCAAATGTCTATTTTAAAAGACCAGTCAATCTTAAAATATAATGGTTGGATGTATGCGGAACTGTTAAAAAGAAAAAATTAG
- a CDS encoding HPr family phosphocarrier protein: MRQFQHKILHEGGLHARVAVSLAGICRDYESRVFIQKGRLAGDCKDVFSMMNLKAGQGEVLTFVIEGTDEAEVEEQISQWILIFSF; this comes from the coding sequence ATGAGACAATTTCAGCATAAAATTCTCCATGAAGGAGGGCTGCATGCCAGGGTGGCCGTCAGCCTGGCCGGAATATGCAGGGACTATGAAAGCAGAGTATTCATTCAGAAAGGTCGCTTGGCCGGAGACTGCAAAGACGTATTTTCCATGATGAATTTAAAGGCGGGTCAAGGGGAAGTGCTGACCTTTGTGATCGAAGGAACCGACGAGGCAGAGGTGGAGGAGCAGATCAGTCAGTGGATTCTAATTTTTTCTTTTTAA
- a CDS encoding ABC transporter permease: MKRSKTPAAAVLYTQNKQHSIGWYLRRDWQLYALLVLPMLFILVFKFLPYTGLSIAFKDYKVAKGYAGSKWVGLDIFGKVFKKRDFGQSVYNTLLLNVLDLLFGFPMPIILALILNEVKSKYFKKITQTLLYLPHFLSWIIIGGIAYSMFSLSNGVVNALIQNIGHSPVPFLQGNGWWLFSYVLIGVWQSMGWGTIIYLAAITGVNSELYEAARVDGAGRWKQCVHVTIPCIRSTIVTLLIMNMGKLMGGSFERIFALCNAKATQYTTTIPVLVYRWGIGDGKFSEATALGLFQSVIGLILVLAADWVAKKLGEDGLI; the protein is encoded by the coding sequence ATGAAAAGATCAAAGACGCCTGCTGCCGCAGTACTTTATACTCAGAACAAACAGCATAGTATCGGTTGGTACTTGAGACGGGACTGGCAGTTGTATGCTTTGCTGGTACTTCCCATGCTGTTTATATTGGTATTTAAGTTTTTGCCTTATACGGGACTGTCCATCGCGTTTAAAGACTACAAGGTGGCAAAAGGATATGCAGGAAGTAAATGGGTAGGACTGGATATCTTCGGGAAAGTTTTTAAAAAGAGGGATTTTGGACAGTCGGTTTATAATACCCTGCTTTTAAATGTTCTGGATCTGTTATTCGGATTTCCGATGCCGATTATCCTGGCGTTGATCCTAAATGAAGTCAAAAGTAAATATTTTAAAAAGATAACTCAGACTCTATTATACCTTCCTCACTTCTTGTCCTGGATTATTATCGGAGGTATCGCATATTCCATGTTTTCCTTAAGCAATGGTGTGGTAAATGCTCTTATACAGAATATAGGACACAGTCCGGTTCCGTTTTTACAGGGAAATGGCTGGTGGCTGTTCAGCTATGTGCTGATTGGCGTATGGCAGTCCATGGGCTGGGGAACGATCATTTATCTGGCGGCAATCACTGGTGTAAATTCAGAACTTTATGAAGCTGCCAGGGTAGATGGGGCCGGAAGATGGAAGCAATGTGTACATGTGACGATTCCATGTATCCGGAGTACCATCGTAACCTTGCTTATTATGAACATGGGTAAGCTGATGGGAGGCTCCTTTGAGCGCATCTTTGCTCTCTGTAATGCTAAGGCGACACAGTACACGACTACCATTCCGGTTCTGGTCTATCGTTGGGGAATTGGAGACGGAAAGTTCAGTGAAGCGACGGCACTTGGGCTGTTCCAGTCGGTGATCGGTTTGATTCTGGTGCTGGCGGCAGACTGGGTTGCAAAGAAGCTGGGTGAAGATGGACTGATCTAA
- a CDS encoding DMT family transporter, whose product MGGMMGGRKKAALWALAAGSLWGTIGLFVKLLSGYGFSSIQLTVIRFVVSVLLVTLFFCWKNPGAFLIAPKDVVWFLVTGVCCMLFFNICYAVTISKSSMATAAVLLYTSPALVSVISVPLFKEKPCKRRFLSVLLAITGCAFVSGIFSSQMRISTETVLWGLGAAFGYAMYSITAGILLKRYSSMTVLYYTFVAAALAGIFIGQPQNAAAVIRANPETLIIFVLFSLLCNIFSYFCYNRALEKIEASSVSILASVEPVVAALLGFLILKEPITLAGVVGICCVLAAVLILNGPEKGKAEE is encoded by the coding sequence ATGGGAGGCATGATGGGAGGCAGAAAGAAAGCGGCGCTCTGGGCGCTGGCGGCAGGAAGCCTGTGGGGAACAATAGGCCTTTTTGTTAAGCTGTTGTCCGGTTATGGATTTTCTTCCATCCAGCTGACGGTGATCCGTTTTGTTGTTTCTGTCCTGCTTGTTACCCTGTTTTTCTGTTGGAAGAACCCTGGAGCATTTCTCATTGCCCCCAAGGATGTGGTCTGGTTTCTGGTGACAGGAGTGTGCTGCATGCTGTTTTTTAACATCTGCTACGCCGTGACCATTTCCAAGTCCTCCATGGCAACGGCGGCGGTACTTTTGTATACGTCGCCTGCTCTGGTTTCAGTGATATCCGTCCCCTTATTTAAGGAAAAACCGTGCAAAAGAAGATTTCTGTCCGTCCTGCTGGCTATCACAGGCTGTGCCTTTGTGTCCGGGATTTTTTCGAGCCAGATGCGGATATCTACGGAAACGGTTCTTTGGGGGCTTGGCGCGGCTTTTGGTTATGCTATGTACAGCATAACCGCAGGAATACTTCTGAAACGATATTCTTCCATGACCGTGCTTTATTATACTTTTGTGGCCGCAGCCCTGGCGGGAATCTTCATTGGACAGCCCCAAAATGCGGCGGCGGTCATCAGGGCTAACCCTGAGACCCTGATCATATTTGTACTGTTTTCGCTTCTTTGCAACATTTTCTCTTATTTCTGCTATAACCGGGCACTGGAGAAAATAGAAGCGAGCAGCGTTTCCATACTGGCCTCCGTGGAACCGGTGGTGGCGGCTTTACTGGGCTTTTTGATTCTAAAAGAGCCAATCACTTTGGCAGGAGTGGTCGGAATCTGCTGTGTCCTGGCGGCTGTGCTGATTCTGAATGGACCTGAAAAGGGAAAGGCGGAGGAATGA
- a CDS encoding carbohydrate ABC transporter permease, whose product MSLNKKNHDRRWINTKTKNMAIDIMFYMVLTLVSLTCVLPFIHIFAKSVSNEAFVVANKVFLIPKGINFTAYKKIFQDVSIVRSLYVSVIVTLSFTVIGMVLTISSAYALTRKELKGRKVMSFLIMFTMYFTAGTIPDYLLMNDLKMLDTWWCMILPLSFSAYNFLIMMNNFQSSIPESLIESAVIDGAGHFKILTKIVIPLSKPIIATIALFYAVGRWNAYSDALFYIKQRVNLRPLQLKLYYLVVAATESFKAEGVVATGQITNPEVLKASCIIFATLPIVCIYPFVQKYFVRGTMIGAVKG is encoded by the coding sequence ATGAGTCTGAATAAAAAGAATCATGACCGCAGATGGATCAATACAAAGACGAAGAATATGGCGATAGACATTATGTTTTATATGGTTCTGACCCTGGTGAGTCTTACTTGTGTGCTTCCATTTATACATATTTTTGCGAAATCGGTCAGTAATGAAGCATTCGTCGTAGCCAATAAGGTATTTCTGATTCCCAAAGGGATTAACTTTACGGCTTATAAAAAGATATTTCAGGATGTGTCCATTGTACGTTCCTTGTATGTATCGGTCATAGTGACTCTTTCTTTTACGGTCATTGGCATGGTGCTGACCATCAGTTCCGCCTATGCACTGACCAGAAAGGAATTAAAGGGCCGTAAGGTGATGAGCTTTCTGATTATGTTTACGATGTATTTTACAGCAGGCACCATTCCCGATTATTTGCTGATGAATGATCTTAAAATGCTGGATACCTGGTGGTGTATGATTTTACCGTTGTCATTTTCGGCGTATAACTTTTTAATTATGATGAATAATTTTCAGTCATCCATTCCCGAAAGCTTGATAGAATCAGCGGTTATTGATGGAGCCGGGCATTTTAAGATTCTGACAAAAATCGTGATTCCGCTTTCCAAGCCCATCATCGCCACCATTGCACTTTTTTATGCAGTAGGACGCTGGAATGCCTATTCCGATGCATTGTTCTATATCAAGCAGAGGGTGAATTTAAGACCTTTACAATTGAAACTATACTATCTGGTTGTGGCAGCCACGGAATCCTTTAAGGCGGAAGGAGTTGTAGCTACAGGACAGATCACGAACCCGGAGGTGCTTAAGGCATCCTGCATTATATTTGCAACATTGCCGATTGTCTGCATCTATCCTTTTGTACAGAAGTACTTTGTGCGCGGGACTATGATTGGTGCAGTCAAAGGCTGA
- a CDS encoding PTS sugar transporter subunit IIC — MMEKFMNWMGDVVAPKMEELTGNAWLSALQKAIIKTLPMVLVGSLITIYNVIKNFIPALPVLTDLRNYTFGLISIFMVFLIPYYVLELKKNNKMKLTAGFTGIALFMIIVNPQVTDAGYIYQFTSFGAGGMFVAIVAGLFTAAVMNLFASFTFFKKNSVVPDFVKEWFDSMIPIATVVLIGWFVVLQCRFDMYSFIVNLFSPLNSIAQSLPGMILLYLIPTILYSMGISGWVFQPILNPICLVAITANADAVASGMAATQPFTNEATYAWLSLGGRGATLPLSIMLFFAASKQLKALGKASIVPSLLNINEPVVFGCVAWNPLLMIPMWITAIVLPVITYLAQVSGLVAIPAEVFNLWYCPVFISSWLVNHSLSGLVLTAVNLLAATIIFFPFFKLYDKRQSELEKQEEAKG, encoded by the coding sequence ATGATGGAAAAATTCATGAACTGGATGGGGGATGTTGTGGCCCCGAAGATGGAAGAATTAACTGGAAATGCATGGCTTTCCGCGCTGCAGAAGGCAATTATCAAGACCCTGCCAATGGTTTTGGTGGGTTCTCTGATCACCATTTACAACGTTATTAAAAATTTTATCCCGGCACTTCCTGTATTGACGGATTTAAGAAATTACACCTTTGGACTGATTTCGATTTTCATGGTATTCCTGATTCCATATTATGTTCTGGAATTAAAGAAAAACAATAAGATGAAGCTGACGGCCGGATTTACCGGCATTGCGCTGTTTATGATCATTGTAAATCCGCAGGTGACGGACGCGGGTTACATATATCAGTTTACAAGCTTTGGGGCGGGCGGCATGTTCGTGGCAATTGTGGCAGGACTGTTCACGGCGGCGGTGATGAATCTGTTTGCTTCCTTTACCTTTTTCAAGAAAAATTCCGTGGTTCCGGATTTTGTGAAGGAATGGTTTGATTCCATGATCCCCATTGCGACAGTTGTACTGATCGGTTGGTTTGTGGTGCTTCAGTGCCGTTTTGACATGTACAGCTTTATTGTCAACTTATTCTCACCGTTAAACAGCATTGCCCAATCCCTGCCGGGAATGATCCTGCTTTATCTGATTCCCACCATATTGTACTCCATGGGAATCAGCGGCTGGGTATTCCAGCCAATCTTAAATCCCATCTGCCTTGTGGCGATCACAGCTAACGCGGATGCGGTGGCTTCGGGAATGGCAGCCACACAGCCCTTTACCAATGAGGCGACGTATGCGTGGCTGAGCCTTGGAGGAAGAGGAGCTACCCTGCCATTGTCCATTATGCTGTTTTTTGCGGCGTCAAAGCAGCTTAAGGCCCTGGGCAAGGCTTCCATTGTACCAAGCCTGTTGAATATCAATGAACCCGTTGTGTTTGGCTGTGTAGCATGGAATCCGCTTCTGATGATACCCATGTGGATCACCGCGATCGTCCTTCCGGTCATCACCTACCTGGCTCAGGTCTCAGGACTGGTGGCAATTCCGGCAGAAGTTTTCAATCTGTGGTATTGTCCGGTATTCATCAGTTCCTGGCTGGTTAACCACAGTTTATCTGGCCTGGTGCTGACAGCAGTCAATCTATTGGCGGCAACTATTATATTTTTCCCGTTTTTCAAACTTTACGACAAGAGACAGTCTGAACTGGAAAAACAGGAGGAAGCAAAAGGTTAA
- a CDS encoding PTS lactose/cellobiose transporter subunit IIA: MTAEDRHEILNETDNDQREQTAAVAMQIVIRAGDARNLIMEALDCIGESQFSAAQERLKEAQAEIRQAHIAQTEVIQAEAGGKEFAYSMLFTHAQDTVMTINTELNLAKKLCSMFEKMDMRISKLEHGGGLAV; this comes from the coding sequence ATGACAGCAGAAGACAGACATGAAATATTAAACGAGACGGATAATGACCAAAGAGAACAGACTGCAGCGGTTGCCATGCAGATCGTTATTCGCGCAGGAGATGCAAGGAACCTGATCATGGAGGCGCTTGACTGTATAGGGGAGAGTCAGTTCAGTGCTGCTCAGGAACGGTTAAAAGAAGCCCAGGCTGAGATCCGCCAGGCGCACATTGCCCAGACTGAAGTGATCCAGGCGGAGGCAGGAGGAAAAGAATTTGCCTATTCCATGCTTTTTACCCATGCTCAGGATACGGTAATGACCATCAATACGGAATTGAATCTGGCAAAGAAACTGTGCAGTATGTTTGAAAAGATGGATATGCGTATCTCGAAGCTGGAACATGGCGGAGGGCTGGCAGTATGA